GAGCTCGCCAGAGGTCCGACCCGACCACGAGGCCGGGCATTCGGCCACTCCAGGTGCCCGCGTCGCCCTGGTCTCCGGCAGCTTCGGCGCCGGCCACGACATGGCGGCGGCGGCGATCACCCAGCAGCTCGACGGCTACGGCATCTCCAGCCGCACCTGGGACATCGTCGACCTGCTGCCGGGGCGGCTCGGCCGCGTGCTCCGCACCGGCTACCTGCGGCAGGTCAACGCGATGCCCGCGACCTGGCGCTGGACGCTCGACGCCGTGAGCCGGTCAGAGCGGATCGCCGAGCTGGTGAACCGGGCCCTGGCCACCAGCGAGGGCGCCTTCGAGGAGATCGCGGCCACCTCACCCGACATGTTCGTGTGCACCCACCCGTTCGCGGCCCAGGTGCTGGGCCGGATGCGCAGCCGCGGCGTGCTCGACATCCCGGTCACCACCTATCTCACCGACATGTCGGTGCACCGGCTCTGGGTCAGCCGCGGCATCGACCTGCACCTGGCGATCAACGACCTGCCCGCCGCCCAGGCGCGCGCCCTCGGCGCCGGCCGGACCCGCGTGGTGGAGCCGGCCGTGTGCAGCTCCTTCCACTCCGTGCAGCGGGACCCCCGCACCCGGCTCCGCTCGCGCCGTACCCTCGGCCTGCCCGAGTCCGGCAACCAGCGGCTCGCGCTGGTGACCGGCGGCTCGTGCGGCATCGGTGACCTGCTCCGCTCGGCCGTCGAGATCGCGGCCACGGGCGTCGCCACACCGGTCGTGCTCTGTGGCACCAACCGCCGGCTGCTCGAGCAGGTCCGCCGCAACCCGGACCTGATCGGTCTCGGCTGGGTCGCCGACATGCCGCACCTGCTCGCCGCCGTCGACGTCGTCGTCCAGAACGCTGGTGGCATGACGTCGCTGGAGGCCCGGGCGGCCGGCGTGCCGATGATCACCTACCGCTGCATCGCCGGGCACGGCGAGACCAACGCGGCGGCCCTCGACGCCACGGGCGTGGCCCCCTGGGTCCGCGAGCCCGCCCTCCTCGGCGAAGGCCTGGTCCAGGCCCTCGGCCGGGCCTCGCTCTCCGGCGACGCCCGGATCGGCCCGCGGGCGGCGAACGTCGTCGACCTGCTGTTCCCGGCACCCGCCCTGATCGCATGAGCCCCGGCGCCGGTGTGCGCACCGCGGCCCGGTCGGTGGCCGGCGCCGCCGGAGCGACGGCCGTCGCCCAGTCGCTCCCCGCCCTCACCTCGATCGCACCCCTGCGCCGCGCACTCCTGCCCCGCCTGTCGGGACGCAGCAGCCGCCACCACATCGCGCTCAGCTTCGACGACGGCCCGGACCGGCTCTCGACACCCCACTTCCTGGACCTGCTCGCCGACCGCGGAGTCCAGGCGACGTTCTTCCTGCTCGGCTCGTACGCCGTCCACGAGCGGGCCCTGGTCCGCGACCTGGTCGACGCGGGCCACGAGGTCGCCGTCCACGGGTGGACCCACACCTGCCTGGCGGTGGTCCCGCCCCGCCGGCTCGCCGACGAGCTGACCCGCACGCGGGCGTTGCTCGAGGAGCTCTCCGGAGCCCCGGTGCAGTGGTACCGCCCGCCGTACGGCGTGCAGACCGCCGCCGGCGTCTGGGGCGCCCGACGTGCCGGGCTCCGGACGGTGCTGTGGTCCGCCTGGGGCGTCGACTGGGCAGCCGGCGCGACTCCTAGCACCATCGTCGACCGGGTCACCCGCGCCGTACGCCCCGGCGGCACCGTGCTGCTGCACGACACCGACCGCACGTCCGCACCCGACTCGTGGCGCCGCACCCTGCTCGCCACGGCCACCCTCCTCGACCGCTGGCGCGAGGACGGCATCCCGGTCGGCACCCTGCGCGAGCACTGGTGAGCCCCGCACCTTCACACGCCGGTCGAGATGCCGGTCGACCGGAGGTCAGGCCGACAGCGCCTCGGTGAGGAGCGCGACCAGCGCCTCGAGCTGGAGGTCCGCCGACGACGAGACGTCCTCGTCCGAGCCGTCCAGCGCCCGGGCCGCGAGCCCGGCCTTCAGGTCGATCAGCTCGGCGATCTTGGTGTCCAGGGTCTGGGTGGCGATGATCCGCCACGCGGTCACCGGCTCGGCCTGGCCGATCCGGTGCACCCGGTCGATCGCCTGCGTCTGCTCGGCATCGGTCCACGACAGCTCGGCGAGCACCAGGTTGGAGGCGACCTGGAGGTTGATCCCGACGCCGGCCGCGGTCAGCGAGCAGACCACGACCGAGACCTCGGGGTCGTTGACGAACGAGTCGATCTGCTTGGTCCGCTGCGGCGTCGTCTGGTCACCGCGGATCGAGGCGTACCGGATCCCGCGCTTGGCGAAGGTCTCCTCGGCGATGTCCATGACGTCGACGTGCTTGGCGAAGAAGACCACCTTGCCCACGTTGCGGGCCAGCTGGGCGGCGTAGTCGGCGGCCATCGCGGCCTTGGCCTGGCCGATCCTGCGCATCATCCCGAACACGTTCTCGCCGGTCGCGGTGGTCGTGTCCTCGCGCTCCCAGGTAGCCACGCGCCGGACCAGCTCGTGGTCGATGCCGTCGACGACGGCCCCGGACCTGCGGGTCGCCAGGGCGCTCTCGTAGCGCGCCACGAGGCGAGCCGCCAGGTCGGCCTCGGCCTTGCGGATCGAGCGACCCTCCTCGTCGTCGAGCTCGACGGGGAGGTCGGCGATCCGACGTGCCGGGATGTCGGCGGCGACGTCGGCCTTGCGGCGGCGCACGATGCCGGCGTCGATCACGCACTGACGGGCGGCCGCGTAGAAGCCGAAGTCCGCCGGGGTCAGCCCGGTCTCCTCCAGCGACTCCATGAGCCTGCCCAGCGGCTTGGTGTCGTCGATCCAGCCCAGGAACTGCCAGATCGCCCGGAAGTCCTCGATGTCGTTGATCAGCGGGGTGCCGGTCAGGGCCATCAGCAGCGGCCGCCCGGCCCGGGCCCGGATGCGCTGGGAGAGCTCCAGCACGTGCTGCGAGCGCTGGGAGGACTTGTTCTTGATGAAGTGTGCCTCGTCGACCACCATCCCGCGGAAGCCGAAGTCGGCCAGCCAGCCCACGTGCCGGTCGAGGATCTCGTAGTTGACGACCACGATCTCGGCGAAGCCGTCCACCGAGTGGCCGTTGCCGTGGATCACGGTGACCGGCCGCTGCGGCGTCCACAACCCGGCCTCGCGGGCCCAGTTGGTCTTGACCACGTTGGGCACCACGACCAGCAACGGGTAGGACTTGGTGGCCTCGGCCGCGAGCAGCGCCTGAGCGGTCTTGCCCAGCCCGGGCTCGTCGGCGAGCAGGAAGCTGCGGTGGCCGGCCGCGGCGGCCGCGACCATCTCGGCCTGGTGGGGCATCAGCGTCATCCCGCCGGGCGCGTCCAGCGAGGCCGGCTCGGGCAGGGCCATGCACGACGGCGCACCACTCCCGGCGTACTCGAACGACCGGAAGAGAGGGCCGAGCAGCTCCCAGCCGGCGAGCCGGCGCGGTCGGGCGGTGCGCTCGCGCGCGGCCTCGTAGTCCGGCGGCAGGAACGGGTTGGCCAGCTGCCGCGAGATCACCGACTGGGGTACGACGCGACGCTCGGTGCCGGGCACCTCGAGCGGAGCCTCGGGCAGCTCGAGCTCCTCGGGCGGCGCCGCCATCCCGGCCTGCGCCAGCATCTCGCGGCGCAGGGACTGGGCGGAGTCCGAGACGTTGGCGTCCTCGGCCAGGAGGGCCAGCAGCGAGGTGTCCCGGGCCGCGGTCTGCGCGAGGATCGTGGCGACCCCGTCCAGGCGCTTGAGCTCACCGGCGCGCACCGACTCCGAGGTGCTCGTGTCGGCGTTCACCCGGGCCCGCTCCTCGCGGACCAGCAGCGCCACCACCTGGAACTTGGTCCGGACCGACACCGCCGCCCCCCGCTGGACCGCCGTCTCGACCTCGCGCACCGCGCGGGCGAGCACGGGCAGCAGGCCCTCGTTGTCGCGACGACGCGCGGCGGGGCGCTGGTTGCGCGAGTTCGGCCGACGCGTCCCGGACCGACGCGGAGCTTGACGAGCCAAGAACTACTCCTGTGCGCTTGATCGGGCCGGCGCCGGTGCCGGAGGGGATCTCCGGTGCGGAGCCACGTGGCCCGAGCGACCCCCGACCGATCTGGGCGTCGCACGTGTGGCCGAACGCCTGGGCGGCGTCACGGCGAGCCCGGGACCTGCGAGAGATCCGTCCGCCGCGACGCCCAGCGGATCGAGCGTGACGCGGCGGGAGACGTCAAGAGAAGACGACGTCCTCGGGCACACCCATGATACGCGACGTGCCTCCCGGATGTGGGATCCGCCCCCGATCCGGACGAGTCGACGCCTGCGGGCCGTGCCCATGGTCAGACCATTGCGGGATGCCCTCCGTCAGGCCAGACTGCGGGAGCGGCGTGGGGCCGCCCGAGTGAGGTGGCGAGTGGCGAAGACCCAGAGTGCGCGCGTGCCGGCTTCCCGGGTTCTTCTGGTTTCTGCCTTCGGCGCCTTCCTGGCGTTCCTCGACGCCACCATCGTCAACGTCGCGTTCCCGTCGATCCGCGACTCGTTCCAGGGGACCTCGATCGGCTCCCTGTCCTGGGTCCTGAACGCCTACAACATCGTCTTCGCGGCGTTCCTGATCGTCTGCGGCCGGCTCACCGACCTGCTCGGACGGCGCCGGGCCTTCATCGCGGGCGTCGTGGTCTTCACCGTGGCCTCGGCCCTGTGCGGCGCGGCGCCCACGGTGTCGCTGCTCGTGGCGGCGCGGGTGCTGCAGGCACTGGGTGCCGCCCTCCTGGTCCCGGCCTCGCTGGCCCTGGTCGTCGAGGCCTTCCCGGAGGAGCGCCGGGCGCACGCCATCGGGCTGTGGGGTGCCACGGCGGCCGTGGCCGCCGGCCTCGGCCCGCCGCTCGGCGGCGCCCTGGTGCAGCTCGGCGGCTGGCGCTGGGCCTTCCTGGTCAACCTCCCGTTCGGGGTGGCCGCCATCTGGGCCGCCCGCAGCAGCCTCGTGGAGAGCCGCGCACCGGGACGACGTCGGCTGCCCGACCTGCGGGGGGCGGCCCTGCTCGCGCTCTGCCTGGGGGTGCTCAACCTCGGCATCGTCAAGGGCGGCGACTGGGGCTGGGCCAGTCCCACCGTGGTCGGCTCGTTCGCCGCCACCGCGGTGCTGCTCGGCCTGTTCGTGCTGAGCTCGCGCGCCCACCGCTCCCCGCTCCTCGACCCCGCCCTGCTCCGGATCCCGTCGTTCAGCATCGCTTCCCTCGCCACCGTGCTGGCCGGTCTCGGCTTCTACGCCTACCTGCTGACCAACATCCTGTGGCTGCAGTACGTCTGGCACTACGGCGTGCTCCGAGCGGGCCTCGCCCTGGTGCCCGGCGCGCTGATGGCGGCCGTGGTCGCGGCCAGGCTCGGGCCCTTGGCCGACAAGCACGGCTACCGTGTCTTCGTCGTACCCGGCGCCGTGGTCTGGGCCGGTGCCTACGTCTGGTACCACCAGCAGGTCGGGCTGGTGCCTGCCTTCTGGACCGAGTGGTTCCCCGGCCAGATCATCAGCGGCATCGGCGTCGGCGCGACCCTGCCGCTGCTGGGCAGCGCC
This genomic window from Nocardioides cynanchi contains:
- a CDS encoding DEAD/DEAH box helicase codes for the protein MARQAPRRSGTRRPNSRNQRPAARRRDNEGLLPVLARAVREVETAVQRGAAVSVRTKFQVVALLVREERARVNADTSTSESVRAGELKRLDGVATILAQTAARDTSLLALLAEDANVSDSAQSLRREMLAQAGMAAPPEELELPEAPLEVPGTERRVVPQSVISRQLANPFLPPDYEAARERTARPRRLAGWELLGPLFRSFEYAGSGAPSCMALPEPASLDAPGGMTLMPHQAEMVAAAAAGHRSFLLADEPGLGKTAQALLAAEATKSYPLLVVVPNVVKTNWAREAGLWTPQRPVTVIHGNGHSVDGFAEIVVVNYEILDRHVGWLADFGFRGMVVDEAHFIKNKSSQRSQHVLELSQRIRARAGRPLLMALTGTPLINDIEDFRAIWQFLGWIDDTKPLGRLMESLEETGLTPADFGFYAAARQCVIDAGIVRRRKADVAADIPARRIADLPVELDDEEGRSIRKAEADLAARLVARYESALATRRSGAVVDGIDHELVRRVATWEREDTTTATGENVFGMMRRIGQAKAAMAADYAAQLARNVGKVVFFAKHVDVMDIAEETFAKRGIRYASIRGDQTTPQRTKQIDSFVNDPEVSVVVCSLTAAGVGINLQVASNLVLAELSWTDAEQTQAIDRVHRIGQAEPVTAWRIIATQTLDTKIAELIDLKAGLAARALDGSDEDVSSSADLQLEALVALLTEALSA
- a CDS encoding polysaccharide deacetylase family protein; translated protein: MSPGAGVRTAARSVAGAAGATAVAQSLPALTSIAPLRRALLPRLSGRSSRHHIALSFDDGPDRLSTPHFLDLLADRGVQATFFLLGSYAVHERALVRDLVDAGHEVAVHGWTHTCLAVVPPRRLADELTRTRALLEELSGAPVQWYRPPYGVQTAAGVWGARRAGLRTVLWSAWGVDWAAGATPSTIVDRVTRAVRPGGTVLLHDTDRTSAPDSWRRTLLATATLLDRWREDGIPVGTLREHW
- a CDS encoding MGDG synthase family glycosyltransferase encodes the protein MSSPEVRPDHEAGHSATPGARVALVSGSFGAGHDMAAAAITQQLDGYGISSRTWDIVDLLPGRLGRVLRTGYLRQVNAMPATWRWTLDAVSRSERIAELVNRALATSEGAFEEIAATSPDMFVCTHPFAAQVLGRMRSRGVLDIPVTTYLTDMSVHRLWVSRGIDLHLAINDLPAAQARALGAGRTRVVEPAVCSSFHSVQRDPRTRLRSRRTLGLPESGNQRLALVTGGSCGIGDLLRSAVEIAATGVATPVVLCGTNRRLLEQVRRNPDLIGLGWVADMPHLLAAVDVVVQNAGGMTSLEARAAGVPMITYRCIAGHGETNAAALDATGVAPWVREPALLGEGLVQALGRASLSGDARIGPRAANVVDLLFPAPALIA